From the Streptomyces sp. Tu 2975 genome, one window contains:
- a CDS encoding VOC family protein — translation MNRTVPEGYTSVAPWVVTDDTGALLDFITAAFGGEELARVPVEDGTIGHGEIRVGDTVVLAFDRRPDWPVMPSLLRIYVPDADAAVAAAVAHGARVVTEVVDSAWGDRGGRVRDPFGNIWWVTSRTEDVAPDVAWQRMSEPKYAESMRIAQETLDAELSGRESGVASAPQRPAR, via the coding sequence ATGAACCGCACTGTGCCCGAGGGGTATACGAGTGTCGCGCCGTGGGTGGTCACCGACGACACCGGCGCGCTGCTCGACTTCATCACGGCCGCGTTCGGGGGTGAGGAGCTCGCGCGGGTGCCGGTCGAGGACGGCACGATCGGTCACGGTGAGATCCGGGTCGGTGACACGGTCGTGCTGGCCTTCGACCGGCGGCCGGACTGGCCGGTGATGCCGTCACTGCTGCGGATCTACGTTCCGGACGCGGATGCCGCCGTGGCCGCCGCCGTCGCGCACGGGGCACGGGTGGTCACCGAGGTCGTCGACAGTGCGTGGGGCGACCGTGGCGGCAGGGTGCGGGATCCGTTCGGCAACATCTGGTGGGTGACGAGCCGGACCGAGGACGTCGCGCCGGACGTGGCCTGGCAGCGGATGTCGGAGCCGAAGTACGCCGAGTCGATGCGCATCGCCCAGGAGACCCTGGACGCGGAACTCAGCGGCCGGGAGTCGGGGGTGGCCAGTGCCCCGCAGCGCCCGGCCCGTTGA